The sequence CGGCCAGTCAGGCTGTTTTCTCTTGCAGTTGAGTTTTAGCACAATAAAAAGGCGCTCTAAAAAGAGCGCCTGGTTAAGCGTGCGGCAGTGAAGGATTAGCGCACCACGTGCAAGAAGTGCATGTGCTGTTCATACTGATCAAGGATATCGTCAATCACTTCATCGCGTGACCAGCCCATGATGTCGTAATCTTGGCCGCCTTCCATTAAGTGCACTTCGGCACGGAAGTATTTACGCTCTTCTCGTTCCTCGCTATCTTCAGTTGCGTCCTCTTGTGACATAAAGTCTGGTCGCACATAGGCGCGTGGACGTACTTCGTAGACAAAGTTAACTTCCTGATGATGCTGTACTTCAAGCTTGCAGTGCTTGTCGTCGTCATCATTGCTAATGACTTCAACTGTGTAGCCTTGTTTGCGCAGCTCAACAGCAACTTCTTCAAAGCCTGGCACTACCACTTCGTCAATAAAACGGTTGACGTGTGAGCGGCGAGGGAACATGACCATGCTGCGTAAGCGTCGTTGCCAGCCCCCTGTACTTTTTTTCTCACGCGAGTAGTGCGTCGCACTTTGTTGTCTCAGTATGCGTTTGGTTGAGTCAATATGTAGCGCTTTAAATAACCCCCAAATGGCAACCAATAGAATCGCTGAGAAGGGCAGTGCGCTGGCAATTGTAGCTGTTTGTAGCGCGCCTAAACCACCGGTCATTAACAGTGCAATGGCAACGAAACCTGTGGATGATGCCCAGAAAATACGCTGCCATACAGGTGTTTCTGTTTGGCCACCAGAAGCTAGCATATCAATCACTAAGGAGCCTGAGTCAGCCGAGGTGACGAAGAACAGAATCACCATACAGACTGCAACCATTGACAGCAGTGTAGAAAAAGGGAAGTGCTCTAAGAAGGCAAACAGGGCTAATGAGCTGTCGGCACTAACAGTGTCGGCCAAGCTGGTCATCCCCTCTTTCATAATCATGTAGATGGCGCTATTACCAAACACCGTCATCCACATGAAAGTAAAGCCGGTCGGTACCAGTAGGATGCCGGTGATAAATTGACGGAGGGTACGACCACGCGAAACGCGGGCAATAAACATCCCGACAAAGGGTGACCAAGAAATCCACCAGCCCCAATACAATAAGGTCCAGCCGCCCAGCCAGTCAGTTGGGTCGTAGGCATACAGGTTAAAGGTTTTGTTAACGATCTCAGATAAGTAACCCCCGGTGTTTTCAACAAAGCTTTTTAACAGCAGTGCGGTAGGGCCGAGAACCAATACTAGGGTTAATAAAATAACAGCAAATATAAGGTTAAGTTCTGATAAACGTTTTACCCCTTTATCCAAACCAGTGACAACCGATATGGTAGCCAAAGCGGTGATGCTGATAATAAGGATCACTTGAATGTTGGTGCCAATGGGCAGGCCAAACAGATAATTAAAACCACTGTTGATTTGTAGAACACCGTAACCCAGCGAGGTCGCAATACCTAAAATCGTACTGATAATGGCAAAAATATCGACAGCATGGCCAATTGGCCCGTAGATACGCTCACCAATCAGTGGGTACAAGGCTGAGCGCAAGGTCAGCGGCAAGCCATGACGGTAGGAGAAAAAAGCGAGGATCAATGCAACAATCGCGTAAACCGCCCAAGCGTGTAAGCCCCAATGGAAGAAGGTCAGTTTCATGGCTTCTTTGGCAGCTTCGATGGTGTTTGGGTCGCCTACGGGTGGCGCCACAAAGTGCATGACTGGTTCGGCCACACCGAAAAACATCAAGCCGATACCCATGCCCGCAGAAAACAGCATGGCAAACCATGAGCTGTTTTTATAGTCAGGCTCACTATGATCAGGGCCGAGCTTGATGTCACCATAGCGACTGGTGGCCAGAAATATTGTGGCTATGAGAATGAGCGCAAGGGTGAGGATATAGAACCAGCTAACGCTATCTACGATCCAGCTTTGCACAGAACCAAACAGTTCTTGTGCACCCTGTGGGAACATGCCCGCAAAAAATACGATTGCAACAACTAAAACGGCAGATCCATAAAAGACTGGCGGATTAATGGTTTTGTTGGCTTTGGAAGGTGTTTCCATGTGAACTCCTTGGGTATACCTGTCACATCAATTGAAGTGATGCCAGTTCGGGCGCTGCATTTACAAGCAATCTCCGTTGTCTGGTAAGTTTAATGGAGAACGATAACTATTACCTATCTAAAAAGCCCCCACATGCCGAATGAAACAATATGCGAGGCTTTTATTTAGACAAGTTAGACTCTATTTTTAATCAGTACGCGCTGTCAGTAGTGCAGGTCTTTCCTTGCGTGAACGTGACTCTAGTTGCTCAAGCTGCTCTAGACTGGGCAGGCGCTCGCCTTTACGAATAATCAACGGTTGTGGCGCTTCACGATTAACTGCTGGCTCGTTAGGGCTAGCATAGCGCGCATCGTCACGACGAGGGTTATTGTTGGCTTTTTTAGGCGCTCGGCGCTTATCTGCTGCACCTGCTGCTCTTGGATTACGCTCTTGGCGTGCCGGGCGAGCTGTACGGGCTTGTGCGCCAGCCGCAGCGTTGCTGTTAGGGCGGCGGCCGCGGCTTTTGTTTTGGTAAGGACTAACGTAATCAACGCTATTACCAAAATTATCAATGGCGTCGTCTAGAAATACTTCTGGGTCACGATTGGGTGGCAACTCAGGGACTGCAGTTGTTGCTGCAGGGCGGTTGTTACGCGTGTTGCGTGGATTGCGTGCGCGGGCAGGCTTGTCTGCAGTGCTGCTGGTTGCACTGCGTGCTTCAGGGCGGCGACCTTTAGGCTTGTCGGTATTGCTTTTTTTGTCCGCTGAGCGAGGTGCATTACGTGCACCGCCGCGTGGCGGGCGTGGTGCGCGCGGTTCAGCTTTTTCAATGACCACGCTGCT comes from Pseudomonas sp. C27(2019) and encodes:
- a CDS encoding choline BCCT transporter BetT, translating into METPSKANKTINPPVFYGSAVLVVAIVFFAGMFPQGAQELFGSVQSWIVDSVSWFYILTLALILIATIFLATSRYGDIKLGPDHSEPDYKNSSWFAMLFSAGMGIGLMFFGVAEPVMHFVAPPVGDPNTIEAAKEAMKLTFFHWGLHAWAVYAIVALILAFFSYRHGLPLTLRSALYPLIGERIYGPIGHAVDIFAIISTILGIATSLGYGVLQINSGFNYLFGLPIGTNIQVILIISITALATISVVTGLDKGVKRLSELNLIFAVILLTLVLVLGPTALLLKSFVENTGGYLSEIVNKTFNLYAYDPTDWLGGWTLLYWGWWISWSPFVGMFIARVSRGRTLRQFITGILLVPTGFTFMWMTVFGNSAIYMIMKEGMTSLADTVSADSSLALFAFLEHFPFSTLLSMVAVCMVILFFVTSADSGSLVIDMLASGGQTETPVWQRIFWASSTGFVAIALLMTGGLGALQTATIASALPFSAILLVAIWGLFKALHIDSTKRILRQQSATHYSREKKSTGGWQRRLRSMVMFPRRSHVNRFIDEVVVPGFEEVAVELRKQGYTVEVISNDDDDKHCKLEVQHHQEVNFVYEVRPRAYVRPDFMSQEDATEDSEEREERKYFRAEVHLMEGGQDYDIMGWSRDEVIDDILDQYEQHMHFLHVVR